The DNA region ACAGCAATTGACAAAAAGATTATGCCATCAGTGAAGCAGGGTGGTGGAAGTGATTGTCTGGGGCACCTTTTCTACCACTGGACCAGGACAACTTCTGTGATTGGTGGAACACTAAATCCACTCTGTACCAGGAAATCTTGAAGGAGAACGTCAGGCCATTTGTTAgggccctcaaactcaagcactcAAGATCATGGATAAGGACAACGATcccaaacacaccagcaagtccacctctgaatggctccaaaacagtggccaagtcaaagtctcgAGTTAAATCCAAATGAGacgctgtggtgtgaccttaagcAGTCATTTCATGCTAggaaaccctccaatatggtggagtCAAAACAACTCTGTATAGGAGAGtttgacaaaattcctccagagtgatatgaaagactcatcaccagctattccaaacgcttgatttcagttattgctgacAAGGGTGGCAATACatgttattaggttcagggggcaatgACCTTTTCAcaaagggtcagaaaggtttcgatttattttttttttctttttgtgcctgaataaattaaattgtcaGTGGAAAACTCCGtgagttgtctctgagtgatattaaaactggtttgataatttgaaacctttgtgtgtgtgatagatatgccaaaaaaaaagggggggcaaatacattttcaatgcattgtaaatatttatgtgtgtgtgtatgtgtacgtATGTGTCATTGATCTTGATGATTACAACATTGCAAAAGAGTGTTGTGATCAGGTTTTTCGTGTTGAATACTATAAGTATATATCAGTCTTCCACCCCTATTTGGTAACAAAAGAGGGTGAGCAAATACGTCATCAAGATCAGTCAAATTATGTTTGTTCCGTTCCAGTATTTAAAAGGACAGCTGACATTTGTGGACTTTCTCTCTATTATTCATACCACGATGTGTGCTACTGTTCGCTCTTTTCTGTCTAAAGTAGATGACAAGGACTATTGCCAGGGCGAGGATGATCACTCCGAGGCTTGCTCCGATATACACTGGgttcactgcaaaaaaaaaaaaaaaaaaaatcaaaagcatTTCTCAGATCTGTGTGTTTTACACATACCTTACGTGTTGAATGGGCAGGTAAAAGTAACTTACTAGAGTATGAAGTTTCTGGATGAACATGCTCAAGTGACTCTGTTGTGGGCTTTTCTGTCTTGGGTTCCTCAgttacacctaaaaaaaaaaatacaggaaagaTAAGTAAGCTTAAAGAAGACCCacaaaacaaagtatttttgtatctAGAGTGTCTTTCATTTTACCATTTCTGTAGCTATTAGTAGTTTCCTTCTCGTTTCCATTCTTTGACACtgacatgaaaagaaaatttgAGATAAATGGCGCCGTGAGATGAAAATTCAACTCAGAACTTGATTTACTCTTTGCTTATACGCTCATTTATAGTCACGGACCAAATTATACTAATTATACTAATACCCAATAcaagaactttaaaaaaaattccaactatTGTACAGATAATATTGTTGAGTTACTGAATACTCTTAGAGAAAAGTATTCATCTATCAATGTCCATTATTGTGGTTGAGGCAACATTTTGAGATGGGTTTTTAATAGTTCACTTCAAAAATTATGCTCTACACAATTACAAAATAGAATCATTAATAGCATAGTGATAAATTTGCCTGGCTTTCGTGCAGGACACACTCtgctctctatgtgccctgcaaagaCCAATCCAGAGTGAAGTCTGGCTTTTGACTGCCATTGGCTGGAAAAGATCCAGCTCCCTTCAAACCTGAACAAGAGAAATGATAGTTAAATGTTGTTAAATGGTGAACTGTTAAAAGAATACCTTtctcaaaatgtcattaaaactATTGTAAAAGGTCACTGGGGTTTGGATTGAGAAGAGCGTCTCAAATGGGGTCTGGGAACTCCCCAGTGTTCCGTAACCTGTATCGTAGGTCTCGGTGAAATTTTCAATCAATTATTgacatgtaatttaaaaaaaaatatgcatacacACTTATGGTGATCAGCAGCCCAATAAAACtaacattgaaaaatgtctACTCTTTAAATTAGCTATTGGTGAATTAAAAGCTCTTATACAACTCCGTCATATAGTACAATTCTGTTACCATGGCAGGAGTCACTTTAATCATGAGTCACTTGGCCTGCAGCATTTCTCTAGCTACTGATAATGggagtaaataaatgaaaattatcCATGTGGCGTAAAGACCAACATGGCTGTATTGATGAAATGTTAATTCTATATTTAGGTTGAAactttaaagaaagaaagaaatctttGGGAGTTACGCATGATAGTTACAATTTGTTCAGTTGACAATAGGATTTTAAGGAGGTCCTGAGTAAATTTCCACCCATGTAAggggtggcagaaattaagatgttgaggttctcgttagGAGTGAgccggttggataggattagaaattaactcgttagagggacagccaaaattggatgttttggagacaagcagagcagacttcgatggtttggacatgtccagaggcgagagagtgactatattggtagaagggtgctgaggatggagctgccaggcaaaagagcgagagggagaccaaagaaaaggttgatggatgtggtgagggaggacgtgaggactgcgggtgtgagagaggaagatacaggagattggctgagatgaaaaaagatgacacgctgtggcgtctcctaaagggacaagccgaaaggaaaaaaaagaagtacggGGTCCCCAGACCAAATATGTTTAAAATCCCTTGGTGCAGAGGTACTGAAGAAATCGGTCATGAGTATATACAATATATCTTTTCCACTCACCTTGTGTGACAGTCAGGACaacttttttgtaaatatcaagACCAAATCTTTCCCATCCACACCAGTAGGTGCCAGCATCGTCCTTTGTCAGGTGAAAGATTGTCACACTGAACATCCATCTCCTGTCAATTATGCTGTATTtcttatttgaaaactgcattttgccccTGCTTTTTATGAGGACATCGTCATCATATCTACAGTTTCTCTTGCAAAAGTATTTGACAAGATCAGATATGGAGTTGTCGTTACAGCATGTTATTGTAATGTTCTCCCCAGATACTCCGGTGAATTCACCCTTTGTGTTTGCTTGCCCTGTGCAGAACAAAGAAATGGAAGCAACTTCTCTTACTTATTTTATAACTACTTCAATGGGTGGCAACAGTCCAGAAGATAAAAAACAACTTGTATAAACTCTTTCTCACCTTGCATGAAGAAGGCCACCAGGAGGAAAAGTATCTCCATGCTCGCATCGCTTCTTTTTTACTTTCAGTCTCTTGTccctatttttttcttctgtatcTTTCTTGATTGTTGTTGCGTGTCTTTGCTTGGTTCCTCTTTGTGAATGCCCCACTTCCTCTGTCAACACCTACCTCTGAAACCCACATAACGGGAAGTCAATTGATAAATTACTGACAGTAAGTTGTTTTCGTGTCTTGTTTGAATCTTAGAATTATGCCCATGAATACCTCATTTGTTGCCGGTAAAATGGGCAGGAGGGGAGGGGTTGACAGtgttcaataaaatgtaaaaccaaCAGGgcaaacacaaatggaaaacaacaaaaaacgagaCAACATTTCTTCCCTGATATCGATACAAATCTACACTACCAAAACACAAACAGGCTACCTACAACAGACTTCTTAGGGGTTAGATCACAACTGGACAGTTGTGGTTGTCTTAGAAGATGTTTTCGCCTCTGATCCGAACAGACGTCAACAGTTCATGCACAAGGATGGTCAGGACAGTGCTACTCTTAAGCCTAGTACAGAGGTTGCCAAACTACGGCCTGTGGGTCTTTTTAATCCGGCCCGCCGAAGATCGGTACAGAGCTGAGGTTTGTTGTGAATGATTGCAAGCGTTTCATTGTGACTTGTAATGACAGGCATTTCGACACCAGGTGGCGCAGTGACTTGATTTTGCTGAGCCTGGACCACAGAAGAATGAGAGCAATTTCCAGTTAGCGCTCTTTTTCTCCTGATTACATCAGAACCCATCTGCAGCaatgtcaaagaaaagaaaagttgacagtGAGTACTGGGTGTTTCACTAACAAGTtgatatcaaatatttttttcctcaagaaaaTTTGTGTTGTGACGGCACAGTAATACAGATGGAGAGCATtgacctcagagttctgagggttggagttcaaatcccagcctcgcatgtgtggagtttgcatgatgtccacgtgcctgagtgggt from Syngnathoides biaculeatus isolate LvHL_M chromosome 9, ASM1980259v1, whole genome shotgun sequence includes:
- the LOC133506687 gene encoding uncharacterized protein LOC133506687 isoform X2, with protein sequence MEILFLLVAFFMQVSKNGNEKETTNSYRNGVTEEPKTEKPTTESLEHVHPETSYSMNPVYIGASLGVIILALAIVLVIYFRQKRANSSTHRGKETGKTLTYATVTEEKLKSSGAPPSSGAQSQESNKGDSLNLPESLHYSTLNYNNHIENRRDYKQPTNLTYSTIKLIDASAVYCNV
- the LOC133506687 gene encoding CMRF35-like molecule 5 isoform X1; this encodes MEILFLLVAFFMQGQANTKGEFTGVSGENITITCCNDNSISDLVKYFCKRNCRYDDDVLIKSRGKMQFSNKKYSIIDRRWMFSVTIFHLTKDDAGTYWCGWERFGLDIYKKVVLTVTQVSKNGNEKETTNSYRNGVTEEPKTEKPTTESLEHVHPETSYSMNPVYIGASLGVIILALAIVLVIYFRQKRANSSTHRGKETGKTLTYATVTEEKLKSSGAPPSSGAQSQESNKGDSLNLPESLHYSTLNYNNHIENRRDYKQPTNLTYSTIKLIDASAVYCNV